One Brachyhypopomus gauderio isolate BG-103 chromosome 15, BGAUD_0.2, whole genome shotgun sequence genomic region harbors:
- the ftr14l gene encoding tripartite motif-containing protein 16, which yields MSRRSNVMDQGRYGTQGKSQRPDSSDRYDRYSRLSSQNGQRNVLCDFCLAKKMRAVKSCLTCLTSFCETHLQAHYEYPALMKHKLVTATGQLREKICAEHDKLLEVFCRSDQRCVCIMCIMEEHKKHDTVTAAAERTEKQKQLGVTLMASQQKIDERIKKWQDLRQAAESLKHSSQSVLEENDRIFTELIQALGRRHADVKEMVRAQETSMLTQAERHLGQMEEEITLLRMKHNDLEKLSHSDDHIHFLQSWQALTGPSGYEDLSKTTLVPQHSFDKAKKAISDLKVQLEDVSKEELNRISQAVSDVQILQTVQPKTREEFLQFSCRLSLDPLTAHPDLQLSRANTVVQMSSDPGHCPESPERFDFWQQVLCREVLATSRYYWEVEWTGTEADIAVTYKDISRKGKDNVCSFGWNDRSWSLYCSESKYSFIHNSKSTTIPVPSSSKVAVYLDSRSGTLAFYSVSDTMTLLHKVYTSFSQPLYAGFGVWGYGTTVRIL from the exons ATGTCCCGTCGCAGTAACGTGATGGACCAGGGTCGCTATGGCACGCAGGGTAAGTCCCAGAGGCCCGATTCATCTGACAGATACGACAGGTACAGCAGACTGAGCAGCCAGAACGGTCAGCGCAACGTGCTGTGTGACTTCTGCCTGGCCAAGAAGATGAGGGCTGTGAAGTCCTGCCTCACGTGCCTGACCTCGTTCTGCGAGACCCACCTGCAAGCTCACTACGAATACCCAGCCCTGATGAAGCACAAGCTGGTGACGGCCACCGGCCAGCTGAGGGAGAAGATCTGTGCCGAGCACGACAAGCTACTGGAGGTCTTCTGCCGCTCTGATCAGAGGTGTGTTTGCATTATGTGCATCATGGAAGAGCACAAAAAACATGATACAGTTACAGCTGCAGCTGAGAGGACAGAGAAGCAG AAACAGCTCGGGGTCACACTCATGGCCTCTCAGCAGAAGATTGACGAACGAATTAAAAAGTGGCAGGACCTAAGGCAGGCGGCGGAGTCTCTTAAG CACTCTTCTCAGAGTGTGTTAGAGGAGAATGACAGGATCTTCACCGAGCTGATTCAGGCTCTGGGGAGGAGGCATGCAGACGTGAAGGAGATGGTCCGAGCTCAAGAGACGTCCATGTTGACTCAAGCAGAGAGACAcctgggccagatggaggaagAGATCACACTGTTGAGGATGAAACACAATGATTTGGAGAAGCTTTCACACTCTGATGATCACATCCATTTTCTACAG AGCTGGCAGGCTCTCACCGGACCGTCAGGGTATGAAGACTTGTCCAAAACAACACTGGTCCCACAACACTCTTTTGACAAAGCAAAGAAGGCCATATCTGACCTTAAAGTGCAGTTAGAGGACGTGAGCAAGGAAGAACTGAATAGGATCTCACAAGCAG tgAGTGATGTTCAAATTCTGCAGACAGTACAGCCAAAAACAAGGGAGGAGTTTTTACAAT TTTCCTGTCGTCTTTCTCTGGATCCTCTAACCGCTCACCCAGACCTGCAGCTCTCCAGAGCAAACACCGTGGTACAGATGAGCAGTGACCCAGGACACTGCCCCGAAAGCCCGGAGAGGTTTGACTTCTGGCAGCAGGTGCTGTGCAGGGAGGTGCTGGCTACCAGCCGCTACTACTGGGAGGTGGAGTGGACCGGTACCGAGGCTGACATAGCTGTCACCTACAAGGACATTAGCAGGAAAGGCAAGGACAATGTTTGCAGCTTTGGCTGGAATGATAGATCCTGGAGTCTGTACTGTTCTGAGTCCAAGTACTCATTTATCCACAACAGTAAAAGTACCACTATACCAGTGCCCAGCTCTTCAAAGGTAGCAGTGTATTTAGACAGCAGGTCTGGAACGCTGGCGTTTTACAGCGTCTCTGACACAATGACTCTCCTCCACAAGGTGTATACCTCATTCAGCCAGCCACTTTATGCTGGATTTGGGGTCTGGGGTTATGGAACTACTGTAAGGATACTATAA
- the LOC143476569 gene encoding toll-like receptor 4: MTAVCMGGCLCLYIVFILIQHGNGEACRKMKRAEHYSCEGRNLTSIPSSIPSSTEELYFSFNFLPSLHKPVFPWLYGLRVLDLTRCYIQYIADNAFHNVKNVTTLILTGNPISYIGPDSINSLHKLHRLVLVDTGLSSFNIPFNNLTKLQDLNIGTNNIKSVALPVFMTNFTDFCLLDLHANNISIIKVNHTTVLREMRGNITLKLSRNPILHIEPGAFQDILLRELNIQGAFVSLNALTDGLKALSGLDVIKLTIGSYIPAISLKGVDPYYLDGLCLIKFKEIYFLQKESSYYEFHVLHCMVNATKITLKKGYLRFIENVPFHHLKELYIGKNDLSEIPKLSHLHSLEKLVIINNSPALFRGFSDMPNLQYVDLSRNQFSIKGCCSYYFKDMPKIRFINLSLNANINTDLKPFSGLELLEVLDFHHTKLDIIGKYGVLQNLKYLTYLDLSYTRLTFSSPSSFHGLNSLKVLKISGNTFQGDILSYLFSNLTVLESLDMSNSGIDHIVWTTFKDLQRLQHLFLSRNKLMVLDFLTQPNLPSLTQLAVDQNNIASIQLNTLQNIPSNLSVLDLSFNPINCLCTQTDFILWIIKNQKLFPHPYNILCKSLSPSTTLRVTDFDTQSCINIRRLKIVLSICAAIVLVSASVLVYKFQFYLRYGCIVLRGHRTAKQGEYSYDAFIIYSSKDECWVMDELVDNLENGVPPIKLCLHVRDFEAGKAITSNIIDEGILGSRKIIVVVSKHFIESSWCRFEFEMAQSLLVMQGNANIIIIILEDVEEKNIKKVFGLHKYLKKNTYLKWSRNPLNNMRFWIRLRKAVIASK, encoded by the exons ATGACAGCCGTTTGTATGGGTGGATGTTTGTGTCTGTACATAGTTTTCATTCTTATACAACATGGAAATGGAGAGGCGTGTAGAAAG ATGAAAAGGGCAGAACACTACTCATGTGAAGGAAGGAATCTTACTTCTATACCAAGCAGTATTCCTTCCTCTACGGAAGAACTGTATTTCAGTTTTAATTTCTTACCTTCTTTGCACAAGCCTGTATTTCCTTGGCTGTATGGTTTACGTGTCCTTGATCTTACAAG ATGTTATATCCAGTACATTGCGGACAATGCTTTTCACAATGTGAAGAATGTCACTACTCTAATTCTGACTGGAAACCCTATCTCATATATAGGACCCGATTCCATCAACTCATTACATAAACTACACAGGCTTGTTCTTGTAGATACAGGTCTTTCTTCTTTCAATATTCCATTCAACAATCTCACCAAGCTTCAGGATCTCAACATTGGGACTAACAACATTAAATCCGTGGCTCTGCCAGTATTCATGACAAACTTCACAGACTTCTGTTTACTTGATCTGCATGCCAATAACATATCAATCATAAAAGTGAACCACACTACTGTACTGCGCGAAATGAGAGGAAATATCACATTAAAACTCTCCAGGAATCCAATATTACACATAGAACCAGGAGCATTTCAAGACATCTTACTCAGAGAGCTTAACATACAGGGTGCCTTTGTGTCTTTAAACGCACTGACTGATGGACTAAAAGCACTCAGTGGCCTTGATGTCATCAAACTCACCATTGGAAGCTACATTCCTGCTATTTCTTTAAAGGGAGTCGATCCGTACTATCTTGATGGCCTCTGCTTAATCAAGTTCAAAGAAATATATTTTCTCCAAAAAGAAAGTTCGTATTATGAATTCCATGTCCTCCACTGTATGGTTAATGCAACAAAAATCACTCTGAAAAAAGGATATTTACGATTCATTGAAAATGTTCCATTTCATCATCTTAAAGAACTTTATATAGGTAAAAATGATTTATCAGAAATACCAAAACTTTCTCATTTGCATTCCTTAGAAAAGCTGGTGATTATTAATAACAGTCCGGCATTGTTTAGGGGTTTCAGTGATATGCCAAACCTCCAGTATGTAGATCTGAGTAGAAACCAATTTTCAATCAAAGGCTGTTGTTCTTATTATTTCAAGGATATGCCAAAAATTCGTTTCATCAATTTGAGCCTCAATGCAAACATAAATACAGACTTAAAACCATTTTCTGGTCTAGAATTGCTTGAGGTATTGGATTTCCACCACACAAAATTAGATATAATAGGGAAATATGGAGTCTTACAAAACCTGAAATACTTAACATATTTAGACCTTTCATACACAAGACTTACTTTCAGTAGCCCTTCATCTTTTCATGGCCTTAACAGTCTTAAAGTACTAAAAATATCAGGCAACACTTTTCAAGGAGATATACTgagttatttattttcaaatctTACAGTTCTAGAATCTCTTGACATGTCAAACTCTGGCATTGATCATATAGTCTGGACAACTTTCAAAGATCTGCAGAGACTGCAACATTTATTTCTTAGTCGAAACAAGTTGATGGTTTTAGATTTTTTGACACAGCCAAATCTTCCTAGCCTAACACAGCTTGCAGTAGACCAAAATAACATTGCTAGTATCCAACTTAATACTCTGCAAAATATACCATCAAACCTCTCAGTACTTGATTTATCTTTTAATCCAATCAACTGCCTTTGCACTCAAACAGACTTTATTTTGTGGATTATCAAAAATCAGAAATTATTTCCTCATCCTTATAACATTTTGTGTAAATCACTGTCCCCCAGCACAACCCTTAGAGTAACTGACTTTGACACACAAAGTTGTATAAATATTAGAAGACTGAAGATTGTTCTCTCCATATGTGCTGCTATTGTTCTTGTGTCTGCATCGGTTTTGGTGTACAAGTTCCAGTTTTACCTGCGGTACGGTTGTATCGTCCTACGAGGTCATCGGACCGCCAAACAAGGAGAATATTCATATGACGCTTTCATCATCTACTCTAGTAAAGATGAATGCTGGGTAATGGATGAACTAGTGGACAATCTGGAGAACGGAGTTCCACCCATTAAACTTTGCCTCCATGTGCGGGACTTTGAAGCAGGAAAGGCCATCACCTCCAATATAATAGATGAAGGAATCTTGGGCAGTCGTAAAATTATAGTGGTTGTATCTAAACACTTTATTGAGAGTTCCTGGTGTCGGTTTGAGTTCGAGATGGCCCAGTCTTTGCTAGTGATGCAAGGCAATGccaacatcatcatcataattCTAGAAGATGTGGAAGAGAAGAACATCAAGAAGGTTTTTGGACTTCACAAGTATCTAAAAAAGAACACTTATTTGAAATGGAGCAGAAACCCTCTTAATAACATGAGATTCTGGATTCGACTCAGGAAGGCTGTCATTGCCTCAAAATGA